Below is a window of Thermodesulfitimonas autotrophica DNA.
GGTGAGTCTCGTGCCCTGGGGATACGGCTACGGCTTCGGCCGGGGATTTGGCTTCGGTCGCTGGCACGCAGCACCCTGGTGCCGGCGGCGGTTCTGGGGAGCGCCCTACTGGTACGGCTTCCCCGAGGAGAAAGAATTCTTAAAAAACGAAGCCTCTTTCCTCCGGCAGCAACTGGAGGCAATCGAAAAGCGGCTGCAAGAGCTACAAAAGCAGGAGTAACAGAATGAAGGGGCTGCCCGAAAAAGGCAGCCCCTTCAATTTTTACTGAACCGAAGGCCATCCAGGTATGCGAGCAGTCTTAAACCGCCGGCAGCAAGCAGTCAGAGCAGCGCCAGCGCCCCCTCCCAGATATCCCGCACCGCCTTCCCAGCCGCACCGGCCGTGGCTTCCGTTACCGGTTGGTGCGCCAACTGGGCCTTTACAACCGCGCGCGCAAAAGGAATGCGCCCGAGAAAAGCGGCACCAGCGTCATGGCAGTAAGCCTCAATCGCCGCGCTCATTTCCGGGTCGATGTCGGCCTTATTTACACAGACGCCAACCTGCACCCCAAAATGGCGCGCTAGCTCCAGGACCCGGGCAAGATCATGCTTACCTGCAGCCGTAGGCTCGGTTACTAACACGGCCAGATCGGCACCCGAAAGAGAGGCGATAACCGGGCAGCCAATCCCCGGTGGGCCGTCTATAAGCAGATACTTCCGCCTCGTTTCCTGCGCCAGGTGGCGCGCCTTTTCTTTCACCCGCACTACCAATTTGCCGCTATTCTCCTGCCCGACACCCAATTCCGCATAAACAAAAGGGCCGTAGGGAGTGGTAGCGCTGTAAAGGTGGCCGCTCAACCGCTCCGCCAGCGTGATTGCCCCCGCCGGGCAGACATGGTAGCAGACGGCGCAACCCTCGCAGGCGGTCTCGTCCACCACCCCGTCTTCAATGGCGTCAAAGCGGCACCGTTCGGTGCACATCCCGCAACGGGTGCACTTTTCCTGGTCTACCACCGGTAACCGCCCGCCGTAAAACGGCTCCTTGGTTAAAACGGTCGGACTGAGCAGCAAATGGAGGTTAGCCGCGTCGACATCCGCGTCGGCCAGCACCAGGTCCTGCCCCAGAGCCGCGAAAGCACCCGTCAGCGTAGTCTTCCCGGTGCCCCCCTTACCGCTGAGCACCACGATCTCGCGCACGGCCAACTATCCCTCCAATCTCCCGCCAGAGCGCGCGAAAGGCATCCCGCCACGCCGGCAGGCGCTCCGTAAAAGGCGTCCCGGCCGCACCGGCGCGGGCGATTTCCAGATCAAAAGGTATTTCCGCCAGCACCGGCAGACCGCGCTCCCGGCAGAAATCCCGCACCCCACTATCGCCTAGATCGGCTTTGTTAATCACCACACCGGCAGCAATCCCCAATAGGTCCAGCATGGCCACTACCACTTCCAAATCGTGGCGGCCGAAGGGCGTGGGTTCGGTCACCACGAGACCGAAGTCCACGCCCCGCACCGCGTGAACCACCGGGCAGGACGCGCCGGGCGGGCAGTCAATGATGGTATGGGCTGTTCCCCACTCCCGCCGGCGGAGGTTTTTGATCAAAGGCGGGACCAGCGCTTCGCCTACCCGGAGCCTTCCGCCGCCGAAGATGACCTTTCCCGCTCTTCCCTCCGTAATAACGCCAATCTCCCTTTGCCCCTCCGTCAGCGCGCCGGTAGGGCAAAAGTAGGTGCACCCGCCGCACCCGTGGCACATTTCCGCAAATACCAAAACCGCGTCACCGATTAAAGCGAGAGCGTTGTACGCACATACCTCTACGCACCGGCCGCAACTGTTGCACTTGCCCTCCTGAAAAACGGGAACCGGCAGGTAAACCGGCGTAGTCTTGCTGATTTTCGGATGCAACAGGAGGTGCGCGTTCGGCTCTTCCACATCGCAGTCAAGGAAGCAGAGTTCCTCGCCTATAGATAGAGCCAGGTTAACCGCAACGGTAGTTTTACCCGTGCCTCCTTTACCGCTGAGAACGGCGACGATCACCTGTCCTGGCCCCCGCAACCACCGCCACAGCGCCCGTGACCATGCTCCCCTGCGCCGTGATCGCAAAGCGACGGCCCGGTAGCCAGCCTGCCCGCGAGGAAAGCATCCAGCGCTTCATCCACCCTTCCCCGCACGCCGACCAGCGGCACGACCCCGCGCGATAGAAAAAGCTCCTGTGCCCGGGCGCCGATCCCACCGGCGATAACGTGGGTTACGCCTAAATCGGCCAGGTAACCGGGCAAAAACCCGGGCTGGTGCCCTGGATTCGGGATTACCGTCTTCTCCTTTACCTGACCGTTAACGACCTCGGCCAAGGTAAACGCAGGGCAGTGACCAAAATGCTGCGCGACGTAACCGTTTTCCGTTGCCACCGCTACCTTCACCTTACTCCCCTCCTTTCCGCAGGCTCATCTGCCGCCCGCGCCCCATGCCCATACCCGGACGCGGCGCTGGTTCATCCCGGACCTCTTTCAGAGCGCCCTTTTCGTAAGCGGCCACCGCTTCTTTAACCGTTCCGCGGGCACCGGTAAAGCACCGGATTCCCGCCGCCTGTAAAACCCGGTAGGCGTTGGGACCAAGACTCCCCGTAACCACTACGTTGACCCCCTGGTCTACCACCGCCTGGGCCGCTTGAATGCCGGCCCCGCCACCTGCCCCACTGGCAGGGTTCGCGATCGCCTGCCAGGATTGGGCTGCCGTATCGTAAATAACGAAGTAAGCGCAGCGCCCGAAATGCCCGTCTACCGCCGCCTCCGGCCGCGCTGCCGCAGCCGACACCGCAATTTTCATGCCGTCACCTCCCAACTCAGGACGTTATTGTCTTTAGTATGGGCTGCTAGTGATTAATTATAGGCTATTTTTGGGCATATGTCAATTATTCAGACTGGAGGTTTCACCTCAGCCGGTAATTTACTTGTCCGGATCAGAGAAAATCTGGAGGCCCGGCAGGTATATAACAGCGATTTTACCTCTTAAGATAAGTGCCGGTGCGGAAGACAAAACGGGGTGAATCTTAAACCGCAGCGGGCTGGGGCTCGTAAATGAAGTACTGGTTGCGCCCCGAGTGCTTGGCCCCGTAAAGCGCAGCATCCGCTGCCGCGAGGATCTCCTCTACCGAGTCCCCGTGCTGCGGGAATGATGCAATCCCGACGGAAATGGTGAAAGGAGGGTTGGCGTTCTGCGCCACGGCGGCGATAACGCGCTCGGCCACGCTTGCGGCTTCCTGAGCGTCGGCCTGCGGGAGCAGAACCGCAAACTCGTCCCCGCCATAGCGCCCGATAACGTCATTCTGGCGCAGGTTCGCCTTCGCCAGGATAACGAGCTGCTGCAGGCACTGGTCACCCACCTGATGCCCGAGGGTATCGTTTATCTTTTTGAAGCCGTCGATGTCCATCATCAGCACGCTGAAAGGCCGCCGGATAACCTTCGCCTGGAGCATCACCTCCTGGGCCTTTTGGAGAAAATAGCGCCGGTTAAGCGCCCCGGTCAGGTAGTCGGTTGTTGCCGCCCGCCGCAGCCGCTCGTTCACCGCCCGCAGATCAGCCGTCCGTAGAGAAACAAGGGTATCGAGGTTTTCGTTGACCCAGCGCAGATTCTCCTGTACCTGCAGCAGGCGCAGAAAAGGTTCCTTAACGGCCACCAGGAAAATCGCGTGAAAAAGGAGGAAAAACGCAACTAACTTATAGATGTGGGCTAAGTAGTTAAAGAACTCGCTACCGTGAATGGCTAAAAGAGACGAGACGGTGCTCGCCAAGAAAACCCCGGTCACCCGCACCATCATGAGGTAAAGCAACTCGCCGCTGCGCAGGTATTTCAAAGCATAACGAACGGCCGCACCTCCGGTAAGCAGAGCCGCTATGAGTTCAATATTCCCGGCCGTGCTGCTGAGATTTGCCGTCCCGGAACTTACAGAACCTAAAACAGAACCGAATTTAAAGGCTACAGTGGTAAAAGCAGCCGTCGCTACCAGACCCAACCCGACCAATAAATAGCGCAGGGCGGAAGTCGTCCGCCGCGTCTCCCCGGTCATCCCGCCGCAAAACAACCCCGCTGCGGCAAAAAGGCGCCCCCCCACCCAGAAGAAAAGGGCTTTGGCACTGCTGTTCGCCAAGACAAAGTCCGGCAACGCCGGAACGGAAAGGGCGTAGAAGAGGTTCAAAACGGCTACCCCGAGAAAAAAAACGCCGAGTACGTAGTGTTCCAGTCGTTCACTCCATTGTGAGGCGTACCAGAGCACTAAAAAAACACCGAGAGACAACGTCGTGGCCAGAACCTCGCCCGCCAAGTGGAGCGGCACCTCCGGCAGCCGGTCGTGAACCACGTAAAGACCGGTGCCGAAGAGCGTAACCGCGGCATAAAAAAGAGAAAAATAAAGGAATTCCCTTCTTGTAGCTTGCACGCAGATCCTCTCCAGAAGTCACGGAATCCCTTACTAGTGTTTTTTCGACACTAATTGGCAAACTCCTTCTGGGCCACGCAGGTAACTGCCAGAAAGAAACAGCAGCACCGCAACGCCGCACTGGGAAAAGCAAAGGGGAGCGTTCCCCGCAATTGGGCGCAGCCGCTCCCCTACAAATTCTTGAACCCCGGACTTCTACTGCTGGCCGGCCTTTCGCTGCTTTAGCGCCTCGATCTTTTCTAGTACCTGGGGGGTAAGCTCTAATAGGCGCTCCGCAAAGTGGTTTCCCTCAACGGGAATCAGCCGGATATTTTCCCCTTTAACCGTCAGAAAACCGACCGGCTGGACCGAAACGCCAGCCCCACTTCCCCCGCCGAAAGGCAACTCCCCATCCGCCTGACCACCCTGCTCGCCGGGGAAGGCGCTCCCGCCCGCGGCAAAACCACAGGTAACCCGGGAAACCGGAATGATCACCGTACCGTCCGGCGTCTCTACAGGATCGCCTACCACCGTATTAACATCGACAATGCTCCGGATATTTTCCATCGCCGTCTTCATCAGGCCCTCAATCGGGTGCTCCAAAGACGCCTCACCCCCACCCATTAGCCAACCTTCCCTCTCCATTAAGATGACCTAGCGGCACAGTAAATATGCGCCTACAACTTTTTATAAACCGCTTATAAACCGCCGCAGCTTTCCCGCCAAAACCTAATAAATTCTGTCGGGCTCATCACCCTGACCGGTCCACACGCTACTCGAGGAAAATGCTTCTTGTTACCGGTAACAAGAATGACACCGGCGGCGCGCGCCACCTCCAGAAACGGCTCGTCATCCGGGTCGGGGAGCCTTTCCGGCAGAGGCGCGGTGGTGACCAGGACTCCCTCTTCTTCGATTTGAACGAGAATGGCCTTTACAAGCGACTCTTCGAAGCTAAATTTCGGGCGCGCCAAAACTTCCCGGTACTCAGTGAGGATGCGCGCATCATAGACTACTTGCACCAGTCCCCCGGCAACCAACCGGACAATCATCCCGGCAGTGCTATAGCCCTTTAGCAGGCCGGAAACCAGCACATTGGTATCCAACGCTATCCTCATCGTGTCCGGCTCCGCCGTACCGCCCGGATCTCTTTATCTATCTCGGCTGCTGTTATCTTATCCTTACCGGTTTGCCGTGCACGTTCCTGGATCTTATTGACCGATAGCATCGCGCGGGTGCGGCGCAAAGTGGCCAAATATTCCATCACGTCTTCTCCTTCAACACCGGCCAGGATGGCCACCGGTCTGCCGTTTAAAGTGATCACCATCTCCTTCTCCTGCTGCAGTTGACGCCAAATCTCCCCAGACCTCAGCCGCAGGTTACGCACAGAAATAAATTTCATTAAGTTTTGGCACCTCCACCAACGTTTTCTCACCGCTATTGTATACAATTGTGCTACGATTTTGCAACAGCACCGTATCTAACTTATTCAGATAGCTCGCCATCGGAGAAATGGCTGCAACTCCTTTAGCCGCAACAGGCGCACCCTGACCGGTGCTTCCGTCCGCCGGACTTCGATGTGCAGCCGCTCGTTGGGGTCGGTATCCGGTCCCAGAACCGCTACCACGCTCCTCTATAACACAACAACGGGAACCTTGCGGTTCCCGTCAACGCCGGGCCTGCCATTTTCGATTTAATCTTCGGGGAAGCCGGAAAAGGTAGGCCCCAAAGTGGTCGTTGCCCCTCACCGATGTCCGGATGCCGACCTTCCGTGAGCGGATAGCCAATAGGTGGCGGGCTGCCGCGCCTCCCTCCAATATCTCCTAAAGGGCCTAAGTGCTAAAACTTCCCGAACTCGCGGTCATCAAGAGCAATAACGCTTTCCGGTCTGACCCTCTGCGCGCTTTTCGCCTCCGTTCTCTTTCCCGACCGGTTCCGCGACGGGGTTGCGGCTTCACCCGCGCCCTGCTTGCGTAGGAATTTCTGCAAAGCCGCGAGAATCTCGGGCGTCAGCCCTGCAGGCAAGTCTTTTAAAGCTCCCACGAGCTCTTGCCGCTTCTTGAGCTTGAAGCGCTCGAGCATCTGCTGTAAGTGCAGGGCCTGGGAGGAAAGCTCTTCGCTGGTGGCAGCAAGCTCCTCCGCACTTGCGGTGTTCTCCTGAGTGGCCTGGTCAACCTGGCTGAGCCCCCGGCTGATCTGCTCGATGCCCATGGCCTGTTCTTTACACGCCGAGGCAATTTCGCCTACCAGGTCGGTTACCTTCGTCACGTTCAGCACAATCTCCTCCAGCGCCTTCGCCGTTTCCGTTGCGATTCTGGTGCCGACTTCGGTCCGCTTAATCGAATCTTCGATTAGCTCCGCGGTTTCTTTGGCCGCTTTAGCGCTCCGCTGCGCTAGGTTCCGGACCTCCTCGGCCACCACAGTGAAGCCCTTCCCGTGCTTGCCCGCGCGGGCTGCCTCCACGGCGGCGTTCAGCGCTAACAGGTTCGTCTGGAAGGCGATCTCCTCGATCGCCTTGATGATCTTCGAGATGTTGGTGGCCGCCTCGTTGATCTCGCCCATTGCCCTGACCATCTCGGCCATCTGCTGGTTGCCGTTTTCGGCGCTTTCCTTAGCGCGGGTCGCCAGCTGGTTGGCCTGTGCGGCATTATCCGCGTTAAGCTTTGTCTGCGACGCCATCTGCTGCATCGAAGCGGTGGTTTCCTCGAGCGTCCCGGCGGTTTCCGTTGCGGCCTGGGAGAGCTGCTGGCTCGTCGCCGCAAGTTGCTGCGAACCGCCCGCCACCTGGTCAACTGCCGCTACCACTTCGCTTAAAACCTCGTTAAAGGAATCGATGGTAGTGTTGAGCGCGTTCTTGATGATCGCATGATCGCCCTTATAGTCGCCGGTTACGGCCACGTCGAGATTGCCACGCGCCATCTCTTCGAGGCACTTTGTGGCCTCGGTAATCGGTTTCAGGACGGCATCGAGAATATCATTCACGCCTTGGACGATCCGCTGGTAATTCCCCTCAAATTTGGCCGCGTCGGCCCGCTCGCTGAGTCTCCCCTCGAGGGCAGCCTCCGCCAGACTCAGCATCTCCTTCGTGATCTCCATCTCTTTGCTGATGTCGAGCACGTACTCAAGCGCCCCTATGATATTGCCTTTTTCGTCTTTAAGCGGGGCACCGGTATAGCGGATAGGCAGTTCGCCGGAAGGGAGTTTGGCCACCGTATCACCGGTAAAGACACCGTTCTGTCGCATCGCTTTGGCCACCCGGCAGTCGGGCGTGTTGCAGTGGCCCGTGTTGAAGAGGTTGTAGCACTTCTCCCCGATGCAGGCTTCCGGCGTGCGCCCGACAGCAGCGGCCCCCGCAGGGTTCATAAAGCGGACGGTGAAGTCCTTATCCACCACCATAACGGTCGTCGGGATCTTGTTGAGGTAATCAACCTTTGCCCGGGCATCCTCGATGGCGTTCCGAACGTCAGTTTTATCCATCACAATCTCGACGGCACCGATGATCTTCCCGTCCCGGTCCCGCACCGGCGCGCCGGTGTAATGAATAAAGAGGTCTTGGCCAGCGGGACGAGCGTCAGTCTCGTGTTTCTGCACGCTACCCATCGCCATCGCGCGGGCGCAGGCGCAGTTTGGCGTGTTGCAGTCGGAAGTTTTGAAGTGGCTGTAGCACTTCTGGCCACACAACTGCTCTGGGCTGAGGCCAAGGATGGCCGCTCCCGCCCGGTTGATAAAGCGAATACTAAAATCCTTGTCGATAATCATCACCGGCGCGGGTACTGCGTTGAGATAACCGACAAGAGTAGCGACCACCCGGTTGACATCTTCGATAACGCCGGCACAATCCCCGCCTTCGCCGTTCAAATTAGCGCGCGCGAAGAGGTCCCCGGCCTCCACCTTTGCCGCAAGATCCCGGATCGCCCCGGTAACCAGAGCCAGGTCCGTCTTATCCCTGATGATCCCAACAACCCCACCGGCGCCTTCTTCCGCACCGGGGAGAGGCGCGGTAGCGCATTCGAGATAGAGCTGCTTCCTGTTGACCGTTGTGTGAATAGTGACCTTTGCCCCGCTCGTGGTGCTGAAGGCGTCCTCCACCTGGCCGTCCTCCGTCCCGAGCAGGGAGGTTACCGGGGTGCCCTTCACCTGTTTCGCCGTCCTGCCCACCAGCGCGAGGAAGGCGCCGTTAGCGTAAGTCACCTTAAGATCCGCATCCACAGCTACTACTGGCTCCGGGAGAAGATCGAAGATCGCAAATTCCCCTGCCGATCCCTTGCCGCCTTTCATTAGTTACTCCCCCCTTCGTCGAAGAGCAGTTTTCCCGCGTTCAGCAGGATCTTCACCGTATCTCCGACCTTTCCCAATCCCTCGATGAAGCGGCTGCCGCTACCCTTTTTTACCTGCGGCGGCGGTTCGATCTCGCTCTTCGGGATGTCTAACACTTCCGACACTCGGTCGACAATGAGCCCGACCGCCTGCTCGGCAACGTTGATCACCACGATGCAGGTCCGCTCGTCGTAAGGACGCTCCGGAAGGCCGAAACGTAGCCGGACATCCATCACCGGGATCACCTTGCCGCGCAGGTTGATGACGCCCCGGATATAGGGCGGCACATCGGGGACTTCGGTGATCTTCTGCATCCCGATGATCTCCGTCACGTAGCGGATCTCGATCCCGTACTCCTCGTCGGCAAGAACAAAGGTGAGAAACTTGTCTTCCTGCGTATCCTCGTTCTCGTCCTCGTCTTCGAGTAGCTCAGCTTCCAGTCTTTCGTTAAGCGCCATCGGTCTCCCTCCTTTATGTGCTCATCTTCTACCATTTAAGAGGTTAAGAATCGCTCCCGCGATCTCGCCAAGGGGCAGGACAAGCTCCGCGCCGCCGCGTTCGTAGGCGACTTTGGGCATCCCGTAAACGACCGCGGTAGCCTCATCCTGCGCGATCGTCCGCGCCCCGGCCTGCCGCATCGCCACCATCCCGTTCGCGCCGTCGCTTCCCATGCCCGTCAAAATTACCCCGATAGCGTTTGGCCCCACGTATTTAGCCACCGACTCAAAGAGAACGTCGACTGAAGGGCAATGGCCGTTGACCCTTGGCCCCGGCTCGCAATCAACCAGGTAGATGCCGCCAGACCGGCGCACGCGCATGTGCCTGTCTCCCGGAGCGATGAGCACCCGGCCGGGCATTACCCGGTCGCCCGTTTTCGCCTCCACCACCTCCATAGCGCTGACTCTGTCCAGGCTTTCGGCAAAGTGCCTTGTGAAGCCGGGCGGCATATGTTGCACCACGACCACCCCCGGCGTGGTGGCCGGTAAAACCCGGACAATCCGGCGGATTGCTTCCGTTCCCCCGGTAGACGCGCCGATGGCGATTACTTTGTCCGTCGACTCGGCCAGCGCCTTGCTATCGACTTTAATTGGATTGACCGGCGCCGCCCGGTTCACCTTCCAAGCGCGCACGTTGGTAGCCGCCGCGATCTTTACCTTCCTGCGGAGTTCGGCCATCATCGCGCCCAGGCCCCGCGCGATGTCCACGCTCGGTTTGGTTACGACTTCGACCGCGCCCGCCTCGAGGGCCTGCATCGTGAGCGCCCCGCCTTTTTGGGTCAGCGCGCTCACCACCACCACCGGCAGGGGGTACTGGGGCATAAGCCGCTTTAAAAACTCGATCCCGTCCATCCGCGGCATTTCGATGTCCAGGGTGAGGACATCCGGCTTGAGCTTGACGATCTTATCCCGGGCCTGGTAGGGATCGGCCGCCACCCCGACGACCTCGATCTCCGGGTCCTGCGCCAGTCCCTGCGCCAGGATATCCCTGACCAGGGCCGAGTCGTCCACCACCAAAACCTTAACCTTCTTCTGCACCAGCGTCACCCCGGTAAAAGACTATTCTCCCAGTCCGCAAACCTTCTGGTAAACCGAGGGGTTCACGAACCGCCAAAGGCCAAGCGACCGGTCGATAGCTTCCGCGTGCCCCACGAAAAGATAGCCGCCCGGCTCGGTATACTTGTGAAAACGCTGTAAGAGTGCCCGCTGGGTGAGCGGGTCGAAGTAGATCATCACGTTCCGGCAGAAAATGGCGTGAAAGCGCCCTTTGAAAGGATAGTCGCTGCGGATCAGGTTCAGGCGCCGGAAGAGTACCAGTTGCCTTAACTCCTCCCGCACCGCCCACCGCCCGTCGGTGAGCGGCACAAAGTAGCGCTGCCGGTAAAGGGGCGGCACTCTTACAATTTCTTCTTTGCTGTAGATTCCGGCCTTTGCTTTCTCCAAAGCAGTCACGGAGATGTCGGTAGCTAAAATGCCCACGTCGAAATTCCTTAAATCGTCCCCGAAATAGTCGCTCAGAACCATCGCCAGGCTGTAAGGCTCCTCGCCCGACGCGCAGCCCGCCGACCAAACCCTGATCTCCCGCCCCCCTTTCTGCGTAATGGTCCGGCAGATCTGGGGCAACACCGTGTTCTTGAAGAAGTCGAGGTGTTCTTTCTCCCGGAAAAAGAAGGTGTGATTCGTGGAAATCCGGTCCACAAGGCGTAAAAGGGCCCGCCCGGTTGGATCCTGCAGAACATACTCGTAATACTCCCGGAAACTCCCGAAACCACCCGCCCGCAGCTCCTGCTGCAGGCGCGCGATGACGAGGTTGCGCTTCTGCGCGGTCAGGTTGATCCCGCACTTGGCGCGCACTAGATCGCTGATGAGTCGCAATTCTTCGTCGGTCAGCGTCAAGTTTTGCTCCATGGTCCCACATCCTTCGCCGGGGAAAAGACCAGGGGCGAAAAGGAGGCCAAGCTTCCGGCTAAGAGCGCCCCCTTTCGCACCAATTACCTAAAACTTGCCGAAATCCGTATCGTCCAGCGCAATAGCTTCTTCCGGCCGCTCCTTCTGCCCGGAAGCCGCCGCTTCAAGCTTGGCTGCGCCGGGTGCCGGCACGGCCCGGCGGTGTGTCTGAAGCGCGGTCCCGTAAGCGCGGCCTCCCGCCTGCTGCCAGTCCTTCAGCTTGAACCGCCGCAGCATCTCCCGCAGCAACTGGGCCTGCCCCGAAAGCTCCTGGCTCGTCGCCGCCAACTCTTCGGTGCTGGCGGTGTTCTGCTGGGTGACTTGGTCGACCTGGCCGAGCCCGACGCTCACCTGCTCGACGCCCAGCGCCTGCTCCTTCGAGGCCGACGCTACCTCGCCCACCAGGTCCGTCACCTTGGTCACGTTCTGCACGATCTCCTCGAGGGCTTTGGCCGTCTCCTCGGCGATCTTCGTTCCCAATTCCGTCTTCCGGATCGAGTCCTCGATCAGCTCCGCCGTCTCCTTGGCCGCTTTAGCGCTCCGCTGCGCTAGGTTCCGGACCTCCTCGGCCACTACGGCGAAGCCCTTACCGTGCTTGCCCGCGCGGGCCGCCTCCACGGCGGCGTTAAGCGCCAGCAGGTTCGTCTGGAAGGCGATCTCCTCGATCGCCTTGATGATCTTCGAGATGTTGGCCGCCGATTCGTTGATCTCGCCCATCGCCCTAACCATGCCGCCCATCTGCTCGTTGCCCCGCTCCGCGCTCTCCCGCGCCTGCAGCGCCAGGCGGTTGGCTTGGCTGGCGTTGTCTGCGTTGAGCTTTGTCTGGGCCGCAATCTGCTGCATGGAGGCGTTGCTTTCCTCAAGTGCACTCGCCGATTCGGTGGCGCCCTGCGCTAACGCCTGGCTGGTGTCGGCGATCTGCTGCGCCCCGCTCGCCACCTGTTCGACAGCGTTGGCTGCCTGACCCAAAAACTCATTGAACGCCTCAATGGCCGTATTAACGGCGTTCTTGATGACGGCGTGGTCACCTTGGTAGTCACCAGTTACCGCCACCGTGAGATTGCCTGTAGCGACCTCCTTGAGCACTGCCGCGGCCTCGTTAATCGGCCGCATTACCGCATCGATGACATTATTAATCCCTTTAATGATGCCCCTAAACTCCCAATCGATCTTGTCTGCGTCTCCCCGGACGTTGAGCCGGCCACTCACTGCCGCGTCTACCAGGTGCCTCGTTTCGCCGAGGAGTCCACCAATAATCCCGTTGATATTTCGGGCAAAGAAGGCCCCCATTACAACCACCAGCAGAACGCCCAGAACAATGGCGCCGATGACCGTCCTCTCCGCCACCGCCTGCGTCCGGTCGGCAACCTTCATGTCTTCCTCAGCTTGGCGCGCGGTAAGCTGCACCAGTTCCCCGAGTAGCGTCTCTGCCGTGGCGGCCGCATCTGCTTCCCGCCCCAAAGCCACGGCCTGCATCCTATCATAGAAGCCTTTATCCCCGGTCCGAGCGTATTCCTCGGCCAACCGGATAAACTCCGTGTGCTCTTGCCGCCAGGCTTCCCAGGCGGCGGTAAACTTTTCCCAGCGTGCCTGCTCGGCCTCGCTCTTCGGCAGAGATGCGTACTTCTGCCAACTTTCCTCTATTTCCCGCCACGCCGCCGCCACCGCCTTGAGTTCGGCATCCCGCTGGGCGCCGGTGATACCAGGAACCAGCAGCGCCCGTTCCGCTCTTAAGATGTCCATCTGAAGCTCCCGGATGGTGAGTAACGCCTGGGTGCCCGGCAGCGTCACCTCCGCCGTCCGGTCGTAGTTTTTCATCGTCACCGCCATGCCCCTCAAGCCGAGAAGCCCCACCAGTAAAGTGATCAGGGTCGCCATCGCCAAAGCTACGGTTATTTTGGTGGCCAGTTTCATTTTCCCGAACATGCACAGCCCCCCTAAAATCTTCCTGTTTTGTTCCGACAAGAGCTCAATCTTCTCATAACTTTACATCCAGCAACCCTCCCTTAACCGAAATGCGCCGCCCTTGTTTTGTCTAACTCAGCATCCCCTCCACAGAATGCACCAGGTCGGCGATATCTAAGATCATA
It encodes the following:
- a CDS encoding methyl-accepting chemotaxis protein, which codes for MKGGKGSAGEFAIFDLLPEPVVAVDADLKVTYANGAFLALVGRTAKQVKGTPVTSLLGTEDGQVEDAFSTTSGAKVTIHTTVNRKQLYLECATAPLPGAEEGAGGVVGIIRDKTDLALVTGAIRDLAAKVEAGDLFARANLNGEGGDCAGVIEDVNRVVATLVGYLNAVPAPVMIIDKDFSIRFINRAGAAILGLSPEQLCGQKCYSHFKTSDCNTPNCACARAMAMGSVQKHETDARPAGQDLFIHYTGAPVRDRDGKIIGAVEIVMDKTDVRNAIEDARAKVDYLNKIPTTVMVVDKDFTVRFMNPAGAAAVGRTPEACIGEKCYNLFNTGHCNTPDCRVAKAMRQNGVFTGDTVAKLPSGELPIRYTGAPLKDEKGNIIGALEYVLDISKEMEITKEMLSLAEAALEGRLSERADAAKFEGNYQRIVQGVNDILDAVLKPITEATKCLEEMARGNLDVAVTGDYKGDHAIIKNALNTTIDSFNEVLSEVVAAVDQVAGGSQQLAATSQQLSQAATETAGTLEETTASMQQMASQTKLNADNAAQANQLATRAKESAENGNQQMAEMVRAMGEINEAATNISKIIKAIEEIAFQTNLLALNAAVEAARAGKHGKGFTVVAEEVRNLAQRSAKAAKETAELIEDSIKRTEVGTRIATETAKALEEIVLNVTKVTDLVGEIASACKEQAMGIEQISRGLSQVDQATQENTASAEELAATSEELSSQALHLQQMLERFKLKKRQELVGALKDLPAGLTPEILAALQKFLRKQGAGEAATPSRNRSGKRTEAKSAQRVRPESVIALDDREFGKF
- a CDS encoding chemotaxis protein CheW, whose protein sequence is MALNERLEAELLEDEDENEDTQEDKFLTFVLADEEYGIEIRYVTEIIGMQKITEVPDVPPYIRGVINLRGKVIPVMDVRLRFGLPERPYDERTCIVVINVAEQAVGLIVDRVSEVLDIPKSEIEPPPQVKKGSGSRFIEGLGKVGDTVKILLNAGKLLFDEGGSN
- a CDS encoding protein-glutamate methylesterase/protein-glutamine glutaminase; protein product: MQKKVKVLVVDDSALVRDILAQGLAQDPEIEVVGVAADPYQARDKIVKLKPDVLTLDIEMPRMDGIEFLKRLMPQYPLPVVVVSALTQKGGALTMQALEAGAVEVVTKPSVDIARGLGAMMAELRRKVKIAAATNVRAWKVNRAAPVNPIKVDSKALAESTDKVIAIGASTGGTEAIRRIVRVLPATTPGVVVVQHMPPGFTRHFAESLDRVSAMEVVEAKTGDRVMPGRVLIAPGDRHMRVRRSGGIYLVDCEPGPRVNGHCPSVDVLFESVAKYVGPNAIGVILTGMGSDGANGMVAMRQAGARTIAQDEATAVVYGMPKVAYERGGAELVLPLGEIAGAILNLLNGRR
- a CDS encoding CheR family methyltransferase, translating into MEQNLTLTDEELRLISDLVRAKCGINLTAQKRNLVIARLQQELRAGGFGSFREYYEYVLQDPTGRALLRLVDRISTNHTFFFREKEHLDFFKNTVLPQICRTITQKGGREIRVWSAGCASGEEPYSLAMVLSDYFGDDLRNFDVGILATDISVTALEKAKAGIYSKEEIVRVPPLYRQRYFVPLTDGRWAVREELRQLVLFRRLNLIRSDYPFKGRFHAIFCRNVMIYFDPLTQRALLQRFHKYTEPGGYLFVGHAEAIDRSLGLWRFVNPSVYQKVCGLGE
- a CDS encoding HAMP domain-containing methyl-accepting chemotaxis protein, which gives rise to MFGKMKLATKITVALAMATLITLLVGLLGLRGMAVTMKNYDRTAEVTLPGTQALLTIRELQMDILRAERALLVPGITGAQRDAELKAVAAAWREIEESWQKYASLPKSEAEQARWEKFTAAWEAWRQEHTEFIRLAEEYARTGDKGFYDRMQAVALGREADAAATAETLLGELVQLTARQAEEDMKVADRTQAVAERTVIGAIVLGVLLVVVMGAFFARNINGIIGGLLGETRHLVDAAVSGRLNVRGDADKIDWEFRGIIKGINNVIDAVMRPINEAAAVLKEVATGNLTVAVTGDYQGDHAVIKNAVNTAIEAFNEFLGQAANAVEQVASGAQQIADTSQALAQGATESASALEESNASMQQIAAQTKLNADNASQANRLALQARESAERGNEQMGGMVRAMGEINESAANISKIIKAIEEIAFQTNLLALNAAVEAARAGKHGKGFAVVAEEVRNLAQRSAKAAKETAELIEDSIRKTELGTKIAEETAKALEEIVQNVTKVTDLVGEVASASKEQALGVEQVSVGLGQVDQVTQQNTASTEELAATSQELSGQAQLLREMLRRFKLKDWQQAGGRAYGTALQTHRRAVPAPGAAKLEAAASGQKERPEEAIALDDTDFGKF